A genomic stretch from Dermochelys coriacea isolate rDerCor1 chromosome 24, rDerCor1.pri.v4, whole genome shotgun sequence includes:
- the SAP25 gene encoding histone deacetylase complex subunit SAP25 isoform X2 encodes MLFEELDPRHGLWDEDGESGESGEEEALGSDWAEDRGWLQKEPRVAHGLPHPCNKSTRPRPCRPQLFSPCRPWPHNPAPGQGSLSGWAGHLSGAELNHEPPGTDLRAHPAGLARLAPNPTASANPAAYESSWEPGPGHSLSTRTLSHPSFYPYYAALSRSAPGTHPVPHGDRPQGSGLQGGPAIGSGLLLPISSSEFFYTDPLMPPGHRVYNYLSHPSQQVCQSLRLSTPDPIMSVREASPPPCFLPPSGMKWLSQAEYNAVSALLELPYEEPACNPGEGSPRTQLLLSAVEPEYGRVVTQEAANALLSLHSSPDTLGELLGGP; translated from the exons ATGCTGTTTGAGGAGCTTGACCCCCGGCATGGCCTGTGGGATGAGGACGGCGAGAGCGGCGAGTCGGGGGAGGAAGAAGCCTTGGGGTCAGACTGGGCAGAGGACAGGGGCTG GCTGCAGAAGGAGCCCAGGGTGGCTCACGGCCTCCCCCATCCGTGTAACAAGTCTACGAGGCCTCGGCCATGTCGCCCGCAGCTCTTCTCCCCATGCAGGCCCTGGCCCCACAACCCTGCTCCAGGCCAGGGCTCCCTCTCCGGCTGGGCAG GGCACCTTTCTGGAGCTGAGCTGAACCATGAGCCACCAGGCACCGATCTCAGGGCTCACCCGGCTGGGCTGGCACGACTGGCACCAAACCCGACAGCGTCTGCGAACCCAGCTGCCTATGAGAGCTCCTGGGAGCCTGGGCCG GGTCACTCGCTCTCCACCCGGACGCTCTCCCATCCCTCCTTCTACCCCTACTATGCGGCTTTGTCTCGCTCCGCACCAGGGACTCATCCAGTGCCCCATGGGGaccggccccagggctctggcctgcaggGGGGCCCAGCCATTGGATCAG GTCTCCTGCTTCCCATTAGTTCCAGTGAATTCTTCTACACGGATCCCCTGATGCCCCCAGGGCACCGGGTCTACAACtacctctcccacccctcccagcaG GTCTGTCAGAGTCTCCGTCTCAGCACCCCAGACCCCATCATGTCGGTCCGTGAggcctctcctcctccctgcttcctgccccccagtGGCATGAAGTGGCTCTCGCAGGCAGAGTACAACGCGGTCAGTGCCCTGCTGGAGCTGCCGTATGAGGAGCCGGCCTGCAACCCTGGGGAGGGCTCGCCCAGAACCCAGCTCCTCCTGTCAGCCGTGGAACCGGAGTATGGCCGAGTGGTCACCCAAGAGGCCGCTAAtgccctgctcagcctgcatAGCTCCCCAGACACACTGGGGGAGCTCCTGGGGGGGCCCTGA
- the SAP25 gene encoding histone deacetylase complex subunit SAP25 isoform X1: MPASSWDTAQPPCTHRAAPPSSPGGGATKRGRMLFEELDPRHGLWDEDGESGESGEEEALGSDWAEDRGWLQKEPRVAHGLPHPCNKSTRPRPCRPQLFSPCRPWPHNPAPGQGSLSGWAGHLSGAELNHEPPGTDLRAHPAGLARLAPNPTASANPAAYESSWEPGPGHSLSTRTLSHPSFYPYYAALSRSAPGTHPVPHGDRPQGSGLQGGPAIGSGLLLPISSSEFFYTDPLMPPGHRVYNYLSHPSQQVCQSLRLSTPDPIMSVREASPPPCFLPPSGMKWLSQAEYNAVSALLELPYEEPACNPGEGSPRTQLLLSAVEPEYGRVVTQEAANALLSLHSSPDTLGELLGGP; encoded by the exons ATGCCGGCCTCCAGCTGGGACAcagcccagcccccctgcacccaccgcgcagcccctcccagctcacCTGGGGGTGGAGCAACAAAGAG GGGCAGGATGCTGTTTGAGGAGCTTGACCCCCGGCATGGCCTGTGGGATGAGGACGGCGAGAGCGGCGAGTCGGGGGAGGAAGAAGCCTTGGGGTCAGACTGGGCAGAGGACAGGGGCTG GCTGCAGAAGGAGCCCAGGGTGGCTCACGGCCTCCCCCATCCGTGTAACAAGTCTACGAGGCCTCGGCCATGTCGCCCGCAGCTCTTCTCCCCATGCAGGCCCTGGCCCCACAACCCTGCTCCAGGCCAGGGCTCCCTCTCCGGCTGGGCAG GGCACCTTTCTGGAGCTGAGCTGAACCATGAGCCACCAGGCACCGATCTCAGGGCTCACCCGGCTGGGCTGGCACGACTGGCACCAAACCCGACAGCGTCTGCGAACCCAGCTGCCTATGAGAGCTCCTGGGAGCCTGGGCCG GGTCACTCGCTCTCCACCCGGACGCTCTCCCATCCCTCCTTCTACCCCTACTATGCGGCTTTGTCTCGCTCCGCACCAGGGACTCATCCAGTGCCCCATGGGGaccggccccagggctctggcctgcaggGGGGCCCAGCCATTGGATCAG GTCTCCTGCTTCCCATTAGTTCCAGTGAATTCTTCTACACGGATCCCCTGATGCCCCCAGGGCACCGGGTCTACAACtacctctcccacccctcccagcaG GTCTGTCAGAGTCTCCGTCTCAGCACCCCAGACCCCATCATGTCGGTCCGTGAggcctctcctcctccctgcttcctgccccccagtGGCATGAAGTGGCTCTCGCAGGCAGAGTACAACGCGGTCAGTGCCCTGCTGGAGCTGCCGTATGAGGAGCCGGCCTGCAACCCTGGGGAGGGCTCGCCCAGAACCCAGCTCCTCCTGTCAGCCGTGGAACCGGAGTATGGCCGAGTGGTCACCCAAGAGGCCGCTAAtgccctgctcagcctgcatAGCTCCCCAGACACACTGGGGGAGCTCCTGGGGGGGCCCTGA